A DNA window from Ictalurus punctatus breed USDA103 chromosome 11, Coco_2.0, whole genome shotgun sequence contains the following coding sequences:
- the eya2 gene encoding eyes absent homolog 2, whose protein sequence is MAAYGQTQYSPAIQPSGPYTPYTHHTQGYSVPSYNIKTEDGLSHSPGQSSLLGYTSNFSGTPPSQALYSYSTHGGSISSGIFQGTNAITGSTPFSPTQQDFTAYSSYGQSQYSPYYNTHYNNPYLTSSNISPSAIGTAIPYQHPEHSTITTSHSPESHPGEYHAPASPPTPGKEQEGGPARRGSDGKLRGRKRANDPVPPLDSEIERVFIWDLDETIIIFHSLLTGSFSTRFGKDSAKAVSLGLWMEEMIFNLADSRLFFNDLEECDQVHIDDVASDDNGQDLSTYNFGTDGFQSPAGGGALCLGSGVHGGVDWMRKLAFRYRRVKEIYNTFKNNVGGLLGSPKREEWLQLRREMEVLTDLWLTQALKALALINSRPNCVNVMVTTTQLIPALSKVLLYGLGGAFPIENIYSATKTGKESCFERVTQRFGRRAVYVVIGDGVEEETVAKKKNMPFWRVTCRADLEALSHALELDYL, encoded by the exons ATATTAAAACCGAAGACGGCTTGAGTCATTCACCAGGACAGAGTAGTCTGCTTGGCTACACGTCCAACTTCAGCGGAACACCTCCTAGCCAAGCTCTTTACAGTTACTCCACACATG GTGGCAGTATTTCATCTGGAATTTTCCAAGGAACAAATGCCATCACAGGCTCAACACCATTTAGTCCCACACAGCAG GATTTCACAGCATATTCCAGTTATGGCCAAAGCCAATACTCACCATACTATAATACACACTACAACAACCCCTACCTCACAAGCAGTAATATCAGCCCATCAGCCATCGGCACGGCAATCCCCTATCAGCATCCAGAACATTCTACTATAACAACCAGTCACAGCCCAGAGTCCCACCCAG gggAGTATCACGCCCCCGCTAGCCCCCCAACTCCAGGAAAGGAGCAGGAAGGAGGTCCAGCCAGACGCGGCTCAGATGGAAAGCTGCGGGGAAGGAAGAGGGCCAATGACCCTGTACCCCCACTGGACTCAGAAATCGAG AGAGTGTTTATTTGGGACCTGGATGAAACCATCATCATTTTCCACTCACTTCTCACCGGCTCTTTTTCCACACGCTTCGGCAAG GACTCAGCCAAAGCTGTGTCTCTGGGGCTGTGGATGGAGGAGATGATCTTCAACTTGGCAGACTCAAGACTCTTCTTCAATGACCTGGAG GAATGTGACCAAGTTCATATCGATGATGTGGCCTCAGATGACAACGGACAGGACTTGAG cacaTATAACTTTGGAACAGATGGCTTCCAGAGTCCAGCAGGAGGTGGTGCTCTGTGTTTAGGTTCAGGGGTGCATGGTGGCGTCGACTGGATGAGGAAGCTGGCCTTCCGCTACCGCCGAGTAAAAGAGATCTACAACACTTTCAAGAACAATGTAGGAG GTTTGCTGGGGAGTCCAAAGCGAGAGGAATGGCTTCAGCTGAGGCGAGAAATGGAGGTTCTGACTGATCTGTGGCTTACGCAGGCTCTAAAGGCTCTAGCTCTTATTAACTCCAG ACCaaactgtgtgaatgtgatgGTCACCACCACTCAGCTGATCCCAGCTCTTTCCAAAGTGCTGCTGTATGGTCTGGGAGGAGCTTTTCCCATCGAGAACATTTACAGTGCCACCAAAACTG GCAAAGAGAGCTGTTTTGAGAGGGTGACTCAGAGGTTCGGGAGGCGAGCCGTGTACGTGGTAATCGGAGATGGAGTGGAAGAGGAAACTGTGGCAAAGAAG AAAAACATGCCATTCTGGAGGGTAACATGCAGAGCAGACCTGGAGGCACTGAGTCATGCACTAGAGCTGGACTACCTCTAG